One genomic region from Sphingobacterium sp. UGAL515B_05 encodes:
- a CDS encoding helix-turn-helix domain-containing protein, giving the protein MQLRTNILNGPDQNVDVKDHIVYLPLFGASAAGEFQSSDAYVFFFFEKGDGLHSIDYLDYPVKSSEVHITFPNQVQSWTFQTDSIGHRLIVSNTFIAQLMNEADQFNYATNKFPVIKVSDFDFKDLVANLKVIARELARPQINWQIVNLRVRLILLILNAKISAELHSSKKTSNSNIITIADNFKALLNKHIRETRSVHFYSDELFVSANYLGILCKRVFGKSAKTIINERLLLEAKRLLLGTNYSVKEIAYKLGFTDMANFSSFIKHMTGNSPKEIRQQQAESTGTAQSQLVSE; this is encoded by the coding sequence ATGCAATTACGGACAAATATTTTAAATGGGCCCGATCAGAATGTCGACGTGAAAGACCATATCGTCTACTTACCCTTATTTGGTGCAAGTGCAGCAGGGGAATTTCAATCTTCCGATGCCTATGTTTTCTTTTTCTTTGAAAAGGGTGACGGCCTGCATAGCATCGATTATCTGGATTATCCGGTAAAATCTTCGGAAGTTCACATTACATTTCCCAATCAAGTGCAATCGTGGACTTTTCAGACCGACAGCATTGGACACAGGCTCATCGTCAGTAATACGTTTATTGCACAATTGATGAATGAGGCTGATCAGTTTAATTATGCCACCAACAAATTTCCGGTAATAAAGGTCTCAGATTTTGATTTCAAAGATTTAGTGGCTAACCTGAAAGTTATCGCGCGGGAACTCGCGCGACCACAAATCAATTGGCAGATTGTCAACCTACGTGTTCGTTTGATATTGCTAATTCTTAACGCAAAGATTTCGGCTGAGCTTCATTCGTCTAAAAAAACAAGCAACAGCAACATCATTACTATAGCAGACAATTTCAAAGCGCTGCTCAACAAGCACATTAGAGAGACACGTTCAGTACATTTCTATTCGGATGAATTATTTGTTAGTGCCAATTACCTGGGAATATTATGCAAGCGTGTTTTTGGCAAAAGTGCGAAAACTATTATCAATGAAAGACTGCTCCTGGAGGCAAAAAGATTATTACTGGGCACCAATTATTCCGTTAAGGAAATCGCATACAAACTTGGGTTTACCGATATGGCTAATTTTTCGTCTTTTATCAAGCATATGACTGGAAATAGTCCGAAAGAAATCCGTCAGCAGCAAGCGGAGAGCACCGGGACGGCACAGTCACAGCTCGTCTCGGAATAA
- a CDS encoding metalloregulator ArsR/SmtB family transcription factor gives MNLRRDVFQAIADPTRRAILLLLASQAMTAGAIAANFNTARPTVSKHLQILTECELLKSQQNGREIYYQLNPAKMKEIADFIEPFRQMWDDRFNKLEAIMQNYKNK, from the coding sequence ATGAACTTAAGACGAGATGTTTTCCAAGCTATAGCAGACCCAACCAGAAGAGCAATTTTACTTCTTCTAGCCTCACAAGCCATGACTGCAGGTGCAATTGCAGCCAATTTCAATACGGCAAGACCGACCGTTTCAAAGCATTTGCAAATATTGACGGAATGTGAATTATTAAAGTCTCAACAAAATGGACGTGAGATATACTACCAACTGAACCCAGCAAAGATGAAAGAAATTGCGGATTTTATCGAACCTTTCCGTCAAATGTGGGACGACAGATTCAACAAATTGGAAGCTATTATGCAAAACTACAAGAACAAATAA
- a CDS encoding SRPBCC domain-containing protein — MEPKTKVQAEDNKQEIIITREFDLPVELLFKAYEDPEIFEQWMGTKVLKLENKKHGSYALETSHNGQVMFKANGAIHEFLPNQRITRTFEMENSAFPVQLEYLTFEKLSAERSSLHIHIIFQSVAFRNQLLQMPFAQGINMAHNRLQEILAKLT; from the coding sequence ATGGAGCCAAAAACTAAGGTCCAGGCAGAGGACAATAAACAGGAGATTATCATTACAAGGGAATTCGATTTACCAGTTGAACTACTCTTCAAAGCATACGAAGATCCCGAAATTTTCGAACAGTGGATGGGAACCAAAGTCCTGAAATTGGAAAATAAAAAGCATGGCTCCTATGCATTGGAAACTTCGCATAATGGCCAGGTCATGTTCAAAGCAAATGGAGCGATACATGAATTCCTCCCCAATCAACGCATCACACGGACTTTTGAAATGGAAAACAGCGCATTTCCCGTACAGTTGGAATATTTAACATTTGAAAAATTAAGTGCAGAACGCAGTAGTCTTCACATCCATATTATATTTCAGTCGGTCGCCTTTCGGAACCAGCTGTTACAGATGCCTTTTGCGCAAGGAATCAATATGGCGCACAATAGATTACAGGAAATTCTTGCTAAACTTACCTAA
- a CDS encoding YdeI/OmpD-associated family protein produces MMNLKIEYFFENATRWNEEFNLLREIVRGNKTLQEDYKWMHPCYTLEGKNVVLIHGFKEYCALLFHKGVLLKDPKNILIQQTENVQSARQLRFTTLEQIASLREVISAYIQEAIEIEESGKKVDLRKAADYPVPEEFKRALLEDPFLQKAFQSLTPGRQKGYLFYFNQAKQVKTREARIEKYYQHILDGKGIDD; encoded by the coding sequence ATGATGAATCTAAAAATTGAATATTTTTTTGAAAATGCGACGAGATGGAACGAAGAATTCAATCTGTTGAGAGAAATTGTCCGTGGCAATAAAACACTGCAAGAAGATTATAAATGGATGCATCCGTGTTATACACTGGAAGGTAAAAATGTCGTATTGATACACGGCTTTAAAGAATACTGTGCGCTGCTATTCCATAAAGGTGTATTATTAAAAGATCCCAAAAATATACTGATCCAGCAAACTGAAAATGTTCAGTCGGCCAGACAGCTTAGATTCACCACTCTTGAGCAGATAGCATCATTACGGGAGGTGATATCGGCATATATTCAGGAGGCCATCGAAATTGAAGAATCAGGCAAGAAAGTTGACCTGCGAAAAGCTGCCGATTACCCTGTACCGGAAGAATTTAAGCGTGCCTTACTTGAAGACCCTTTCCTTCAAAAAGCTTTTCAATCACTTACGCCAGGTCGACAAAAAGGTTACCTATTCTACTTTAACCAGGCAAAACAAGTGAAAACACGTGAGGCGAGAATCGAAAAATATTACCAGCATATTCTAGATGGAAAAGGTATCGATGACTAA
- a CDS encoding sulfatase translates to MNKKLVLLICGLLPIFSQAQKKNNATQRPNIVFILTDDFTAQAWGVYGGILKDFVKNPNIEKLASQGAVLHNTFCTNSICTPSRATILTGQYSNKNQVYTLEDALDPDKENIAKDLHNAGYQTAVFGKWHLKKRPSGFDDFKVLPGHGVYHNPTYLSKDNWNDKEEAGTPYEGYVDDITTTMSLDWLKSRNPDKPFFLMCHYKATHEPFDFAERFKDYYKDVEFPYPPTFLDSGAITTGRSFEGQPLEELGRRYEQASVGPFWTSYPELPFSTKGMDPLEARKKIYQKFIKDYLRCVAGIDDNLGKIMHYLETAKLDGNTVVILASDQGYFLGEHNFMDKRLMYEESLRMPFVISYPKEIKAGSRLDDMILNIDFAALFADYAGIKKPAYIQGESFRNNLKGNTSKTWRSAMYYRYWQHAPIRPAHLGVRDERYKLIYFYGQPLEMTGSEPKTTAPAWEFYDLQQDPMETHNAILDKKYVKEIDRLKKKLAKLKAEAGDDDATRPAFQQVLKQENLSLRQP, encoded by the coding sequence ATGAATAAAAAATTAGTATTGCTCATCTGCGGCTTATTGCCCATTTTTTCACAAGCACAGAAAAAGAACAACGCAACACAACGCCCCAATATCGTCTTTATCCTAACGGACGATTTCACGGCCCAAGCATGGGGCGTATATGGCGGTATTTTAAAAGATTTTGTCAAAAATCCGAATATTGAAAAATTAGCCAGCCAAGGAGCGGTACTCCATAATACATTCTGTACCAATTCAATTTGCACCCCTAGCCGTGCAACCATACTGACAGGACAGTACAGTAATAAAAACCAAGTCTACACACTGGAAGATGCGTTGGATCCCGATAAGGAAAATATCGCCAAGGATCTGCATAATGCGGGCTACCAAACTGCTGTTTTTGGAAAATGGCATCTGAAAAAAAGGCCGAGTGGATTTGACGATTTTAAAGTTCTTCCTGGCCACGGTGTTTATCATAATCCAACTTACCTCTCTAAAGACAACTGGAATGATAAGGAAGAGGCTGGTACACCTTATGAAGGCTATGTAGATGATATCACCACAACGATGAGTCTGGACTGGTTAAAATCACGCAACCCCGACAAACCCTTCTTCTTAATGTGTCATTACAAAGCGACGCATGAACCCTTTGATTTTGCCGAGCGATTCAAAGATTACTACAAAGATGTGGAGTTTCCTTATCCCCCGACATTTTTGGATTCAGGAGCAATCACAACAGGACGCTCTTTTGAAGGGCAGCCTTTGGAAGAGCTTGGCCGTCGTTATGAGCAAGCTTCGGTAGGCCCCTTTTGGACATCTTATCCTGAGCTTCCCTTTTCAACAAAAGGAATGGACCCTTTGGAAGCCCGCAAAAAGATCTACCAAAAGTTCATCAAAGATTATCTGCGTTGCGTTGCTGGAATCGATGATAATCTCGGGAAAATTATGCACTATCTTGAAACGGCAAAATTGGACGGAAATACTGTTGTGATCCTGGCTTCCGATCAAGGATACTTTTTAGGTGAACACAATTTTATGGATAAACGTCTCATGTACGAAGAATCACTGCGCATGCCTTTTGTGATCAGCTACCCCAAAGAAATCAAAGCCGGTAGTCGATTAGACGACATGATTTTAAATATCGATTTCGCTGCACTATTTGCAGACTATGCCGGCATCAAAAAACCTGCCTACATCCAAGGCGAAAGCTTCCGGAATAACCTCAAAGGAAATACTTCCAAAACATGGCGGTCGGCCATGTATTACCGTTACTGGCAACATGCTCCAATACGCCCAGCCCACCTTGGCGTTCGTGATGAACGCTACAAACTGATCTATTTTTACGGACAACCTTTGGAAATGACAGGTAGCGAGCCTAAAACAACAGCACCCGCCTGGGAATTCTACGATCTACAACAGGATCCCATGGAAACACACAATGCCATTCTAGACAAAAAATATGTCAAAGAAATTGATCGGTTAAAGAAAAAATTGGCTAAACTTAAAGCTGAAGCAGGCGATGATGATGCAACAAGACCAGCTTTTCAGCAGGTTCTCAAACAAGAAAACTTATCGCTCCGGCAACCATAA